The following proteins are encoded in a genomic region of Ostrinia nubilalis chromosome 1, ilOstNubi1.1, whole genome shotgun sequence:
- the LOC135071617 gene encoding carboxylesterase 4A isoform X1 — protein MLLCNLCVLCSETVRCIPKYIIWCVVAVSCVLAQDPVVNIPQGRIAGTKVYTENSLTPIEIFYGIPYANPPIGRYRFAAPERHAGWRKTFLAHRMRPRCPQVIDENTGENYNEDCLFLNIWTSRRADGKSMPVVVIFYSETWDRGGVTLPCEELAAEGLVVVTVAYRLGVLAFFTLRSLSARGNLALLDQYLALLWVRDNISAFGGDPSATTLIGHSAGADSILNHMVSPRSVGLFQRAILMAPRYIWKAVDEGRAVNATEMEQVSRKIAQSTGCMSEYDQEILHCMRDKPLFDIMSLYSRFNWNETLQPVPDNFLPISEQYLPVSLAMALSATKQPIMPIDLLLGATDLEDINHRDDHYLELLKRSPSQINEYANIERIPELLKMFLIYRTDSAPLLSQAIHWEYWRVKSNKDYGNKSLDAVEGLARMESSARWSVGNALLAARLARRISRLYVYRYLQPSVTDLHGHQLNYTGAVHGADLIALLGDAFMLQIARRPATQEQKRISVKFRQFIVNFIKFGIPAVETVWQRYKVGDGYVHGIHDDITSQNVQNVNRDAAFWLQYLPQLYSISSSPVHTEQVASQQGENRLRGGVFAMCGVSAVLLLLLSISIIFLHRTRARRASIDIHR, from the exons ATGTTATTATGTAACCTTTGTGTGCTCTGTTCGGAAACCGTGAGGTGTATacctaaatatattatttgGTGTGTTGTTGCCGTTTCCTGCGTGTTAGCACAAGATCCTGTCGTTAACATACCACAAGGACGGATAGCCGGT ACAAAAGTTTACACAGAAAACTCACTAACGCctatagaaatattttatggaaTCCCATATGCAAATCCACCCATTGGAAGATACAGGTTTGCG GCACCAGAGAGACACGCTGGCTGGAGAAAGACATTTTTAGCTCATCGTATGAGGCCTCGTTGTCCGCAAGTCATTGATGAGAATACGGGCGAAAATTACAATGAAGACTGCCTGTTTTTAAACATATGGACATCTCGG CGGGCAGACGGTAAATCAATGCCGGTTGTGGTGATATTTTACAGCGAAACCTGGGACCGTGGAGGAGTGACGTTACCCTGCGAGGAGTTAGCGGCTGAAGGCCTAGTGGTGGTCACCGTAGCATACCGCCTAGGAGTTTTGGCATTTTTCACGCTGCGGTCTTTGTCGGCTCGTGGTAATCTTGCGCTGCTTGATCAGTATCTGGCACTGTTGTGGGTAAGAGACAACATATCCGCCTTTGGAGGCGATCCATCTGCTACTACGCTGATTGGACATTCAGCTGGTGCTGATAGTATCCTAAATCACATGGTTTCACCGCGGTCCGTCG gtCTATTTCAAAGAGCAATACTTATGGCACCACGATATATTTGGAAAGCGGTAGATGAAGGTAGAGCAGTTAACGCTACTGAAATGGAGCAAGTGTCTCGCAAAATTGCTCAATCAACTGGATGCATGAGTGAATATGATCAGGAAATATTACACTGCATGCGTGACAAGCCTTTGTTTGATATTATGTCTTTGTATTCg CGCTTTAATTGGAATGAAACATTGCAACCCGTACCCGACAATTTCCTACCGATCTCTGAACAGTATCTGCCGGTTTCATTGGCAATGGCACTCTCAGCTACGAAGCAACCTATTATGCCAATTGATCTACTGTTGGGCGCCACCGATTTGGAAGATATAAACCACAGAG ATGATCACTACCTTGAGTTGTTGAAACGGAGTCCATCGCAAATAAATGAATACGCAAACATAGAAAGAATACCCGAACTATTGAAGATGTTTTTAATTTACCGAACAGATTCTGCGCCATTG TTATCACAGGCAATTCATTGGGAATATTGGCGAGTAAAATCGAATAAAGATTATGGTAACAAGTCACTTGATGCTGTAGAGGGGCTGGCTCGAATGGAGTCGTCGGCAAGGTGGAGCGTTGGTAACGCATTATTGGCAGCTAGATTAGCTCGACGCATAAGTCGGCTTTACGTCTACCGCTACTTGCAACCGAGCGTTACTGATCTCCATGGACATCAGCTTAACTATACAG GAGCGGTACATGGAGCAGATCTAATCGCATTACTGGGAGATGCATTTATGTTACAAATTGCTCGTCGACCAGCAACACAGGAACAAAAGCGGATATCTGTAAAGTTCCGACAGTTCATtgtaaatttcataaaatttgg CATTCCAGCAGTGGAAACAGTTTGGCAACGGTATAAAGTTGGGGACGGTTACGTACATGGAATACACGACGATATCACTTCACAAAACGTGCAAAATGTTAACCGAGATGCAGCTTTCTGGCTTCAATATCTTCCACAATTATACAGCATTTCGTCATCTCCAGTGCATACTGAACAAGTAGCTTCACAACAAG GAGAAAACAGACTTCGTGGTGGCGTATTCGCAATGTGCGGGGTGTCGGCCGTATTGCTTTTATTACTCTCAATAAGTATAATATTTCTACATAGGACACGTGCTCGTCGTGCATCAATAGATATTCATCGTTag
- the LOC135071617 gene encoding carboxylesterase 4A isoform X2 yields MPVVVIFYSETWDRGGVTLPCEELAAEGLVVVTVAYRLGVLAFFTLRSLSARGNLALLDQYLALLWVRDNISAFGGDPSATTLIGHSAGADSILNHMVSPRSVGLFQRAILMAPRYIWKAVDEGRAVNATEMEQVSRKIAQSTGCMSEYDQEILHCMRDKPLFDIMSLYSRFNWNETLQPVPDNFLPISEQYLPVSLAMALSATKQPIMPIDLLLGATDLEDINHRDDHYLELLKRSPSQINEYANIERIPELLKMFLIYRTDSAPLLSQAIHWEYWRVKSNKDYGNKSLDAVEGLARMESSARWSVGNALLAARLARRISRLYVYRYLQPSVTDLHGHQLNYTGAVHGADLIALLGDAFMLQIARRPATQEQKRISVKFRQFIVNFIKFGIPAVETVWQRYKVGDGYVHGIHDDITSQNVQNVNRDAAFWLQYLPQLYSISSSPVHTEQVASQQGENRLRGGVFAMCGVSAVLLLLLSISIIFLHRTRARRASIDIHR; encoded by the exons ATGCCGGTTGTGGTGATATTTTACAGCGAAACCTGGGACCGTGGAGGAGTGACGTTACCCTGCGAGGAGTTAGCGGCTGAAGGCCTAGTGGTGGTCACCGTAGCATACCGCCTAGGAGTTTTGGCATTTTTCACGCTGCGGTCTTTGTCGGCTCGTGGTAATCTTGCGCTGCTTGATCAGTATCTGGCACTGTTGTGGGTAAGAGACAACATATCCGCCTTTGGAGGCGATCCATCTGCTACTACGCTGATTGGACATTCAGCTGGTGCTGATAGTATCCTAAATCACATGGTTTCACCGCGGTCCGTCG gtCTATTTCAAAGAGCAATACTTATGGCACCACGATATATTTGGAAAGCGGTAGATGAAGGTAGAGCAGTTAACGCTACTGAAATGGAGCAAGTGTCTCGCAAAATTGCTCAATCAACTGGATGCATGAGTGAATATGATCAGGAAATATTACACTGCATGCGTGACAAGCCTTTGTTTGATATTATGTCTTTGTATTCg CGCTTTAATTGGAATGAAACATTGCAACCCGTACCCGACAATTTCCTACCGATCTCTGAACAGTATCTGCCGGTTTCATTGGCAATGGCACTCTCAGCTACGAAGCAACCTATTATGCCAATTGATCTACTGTTGGGCGCCACCGATTTGGAAGATATAAACCACAGAG ATGATCACTACCTTGAGTTGTTGAAACGGAGTCCATCGCAAATAAATGAATACGCAAACATAGAAAGAATACCCGAACTATTGAAGATGTTTTTAATTTACCGAACAGATTCTGCGCCATTG TTATCACAGGCAATTCATTGGGAATATTGGCGAGTAAAATCGAATAAAGATTATGGTAACAAGTCACTTGATGCTGTAGAGGGGCTGGCTCGAATGGAGTCGTCGGCAAGGTGGAGCGTTGGTAACGCATTATTGGCAGCTAGATTAGCTCGACGCATAAGTCGGCTTTACGTCTACCGCTACTTGCAACCGAGCGTTACTGATCTCCATGGACATCAGCTTAACTATACAG GAGCGGTACATGGAGCAGATCTAATCGCATTACTGGGAGATGCATTTATGTTACAAATTGCTCGTCGACCAGCAACACAGGAACAAAAGCGGATATCTGTAAAGTTCCGACAGTTCATtgtaaatttcataaaatttgg CATTCCAGCAGTGGAAACAGTTTGGCAACGGTATAAAGTTGGGGACGGTTACGTACATGGAATACACGACGATATCACTTCACAAAACGTGCAAAATGTTAACCGAGATGCAGCTTTCTGGCTTCAATATCTTCCACAATTATACAGCATTTCGTCATCTCCAGTGCATACTGAACAAGTAGCTTCACAACAAG GAGAAAACAGACTTCGTGGTGGCGTATTCGCAATGTGCGGGGTGTCGGCCGTATTGCTTTTATTACTCTCAATAAGTATAATATTTCTACATAGGACACGTGCTCGTCGTGCATCAATAGATATTCATCGTTag
- the LOC135075704 gene encoding protein mono-ADP-ribosyltransferase PARP16 isoform X1: MDGEPEALSDTATNCNLGSASETLSDVNQAKLDSLEKKAVHLRLVLEKDFKAADIKWSLFVAAAFSFRYESCLRPFPPAFMKNGIKDMDELLSVITDVPALDLVLQQLDNLENLTNISDIIDLLFYVLVRLKEPTLKTIPQEAHESVLSNAHPSFANTPRPQYVFQVCNSPKSTAEAKWKELARNHHTFYAYHGNRLENFYTIMNFGLQQHLNKNTLLGNGVYLSTDLNISLPYSHGGFGWGASCIGGHLSCIAMCEVIDAPEGINYQKPVTNEGECFVRVLRQGDGIYEDEKSKILDTGLEGQNLSQYIVTNCDLVRLRYLLVYAKQPASMRFPTTNPNGRNVGGLRQWLSRHKLFSILLGYGLMLATIGFANNQPVHYYYKMLLKKLDIAYSSVKV, translated from the exons ATGGACGGCGAACCAGAAGCGTTGTCTGATACCGCAACAAACTGTAATTTGGGGTCTGCATCTGAAACCTTATCCGATGTAAATCAGGCAAAACTTGACTCACTGGAAAAAAAAGCAGTTCACTTAAG ATTAGTTCTGGAAAAGGATTTTAAGGCAGCTGATATCAAGTGGAGTTTATTTGTAGCTGCCGCTTTTAGTTTTCGATATGAAAGTTGTCTCAGACCCTTTCCTCCAGCCTTCATGAAAAATGGCATCAAGGATATGGACGAATTG ctaAGTGTAATCACGGATGTTCCAGCCTTGGACCTAGTTCTGCAGCAATTGGACAACCTAGAAAACTTAACTAATATTAGCGACATTATTGATCTTTTATTCTACGTGCTCGTAAGATTAAAAGAACCAACACTGAAAACTATTCCTCAGGAAGCG CATGAATCAGTCTTATCTAATGCACATCCCAGCTTTGCGAATACACCAAGGCCCCAATATGTTTTTCAAGTGTGTAATTCACCGAAGTCTACCGCAGAAGCGAAATGGAAAGAATTAGCAAGAAACCATCACACTTTTTATGCATATCATGGAAACAGATTAGAAAACTTTTATACTATAATGAATTTTGGTCTTCAGCAACATTTAAATAAG AATACTTTATTGGGTAACGGAGTATATTTATCCACTGACTTAAACATAAGTCTGCCCTATAGCCACGGAGGTTTCGGTTGGGGCGCAAGTTGTATCGGAGGGCACTTGTCCTGCATAGCAATGTGTGAAGTTATTGATGCTCCTGAAGGAATTAATTACCAGAAACCTGTAACCAATGAAGGCGAGTGTTTTGTTAGGGTTTTGCGACAAG GTGATGGCATATACGAAGACGAAAAAAGCAAGATTCTTGATACTGGTTTGGAAGGACAAAATCTTTCTCAATACATCGTGACAAACTGTGACTTGGTTAGACTAAGATATCTGTTAGTTTACGCAAAGCAGCCTGCATCGATGCGATTTCCTACCACAAATCCTAACGGACGAAATG TTGGAGGTCTTCGACAATGGCTATCTAGGCACAAACTTTTTTCCATACTATTGGGCTACGGGTTAATGTTGGCTACAATTGGTTTTGCAAACAACCAACCAGTTCACTACTACTACAAAATGCTATTGAAAAAGTTGGACATAGCATATAGCAGTGTGAAAGTTtga
- the LOC135075704 gene encoding protein mono-ADP-ribosyltransferase PARP16 isoform X2, whose product MDGEPEALSDTATNCNLGSASETLSDVNQAKLDSLEKKAVHLRLVLEKDFKAADIKWSLFVAAAFSFRYESCLRPFPPAFMKNGIKDMDELLSVITDVPALDLVLQQLDNLENLTNISDIIDLLFYVLVRLKEPTLKTIPQEAHESVLSNAHPSFANTPRPQYVFQVCNSPKSTAEAKWKELARNHHTFYAYHGNRLENFYTIMNFGLQQHLNKNTLLGNGVYLSTDLNISLPYSHGGFGWGASCIGGHLSCIAMCEVIDAPEGINYQKPVTNEGDGIYEDEKSKILDTGLEGQNLSQYIVTNCDLVRLRYLLVYAKQPASMRFPTTNPNGRNVGGLRQWLSRHKLFSILLGYGLMLATIGFANNQPVHYYYKMLLKKLDIAYSSVKV is encoded by the exons ATGGACGGCGAACCAGAAGCGTTGTCTGATACCGCAACAAACTGTAATTTGGGGTCTGCATCTGAAACCTTATCCGATGTAAATCAGGCAAAACTTGACTCACTGGAAAAAAAAGCAGTTCACTTAAG ATTAGTTCTGGAAAAGGATTTTAAGGCAGCTGATATCAAGTGGAGTTTATTTGTAGCTGCCGCTTTTAGTTTTCGATATGAAAGTTGTCTCAGACCCTTTCCTCCAGCCTTCATGAAAAATGGCATCAAGGATATGGACGAATTG ctaAGTGTAATCACGGATGTTCCAGCCTTGGACCTAGTTCTGCAGCAATTGGACAACCTAGAAAACTTAACTAATATTAGCGACATTATTGATCTTTTATTCTACGTGCTCGTAAGATTAAAAGAACCAACACTGAAAACTATTCCTCAGGAAGCG CATGAATCAGTCTTATCTAATGCACATCCCAGCTTTGCGAATACACCAAGGCCCCAATATGTTTTTCAAGTGTGTAATTCACCGAAGTCTACCGCAGAAGCGAAATGGAAAGAATTAGCAAGAAACCATCACACTTTTTATGCATATCATGGAAACAGATTAGAAAACTTTTATACTATAATGAATTTTGGTCTTCAGCAACATTTAAATAAG AATACTTTATTGGGTAACGGAGTATATTTATCCACTGACTTAAACATAAGTCTGCCCTATAGCCACGGAGGTTTCGGTTGGGGCGCAAGTTGTATCGGAGGGCACTTGTCCTGCATAGCAATGTGTGAAGTTATTGATGCTCCTGAAGGAATTAATTACCAGAAACCTGTAACCAATGAAG GTGATGGCATATACGAAGACGAAAAAAGCAAGATTCTTGATACTGGTTTGGAAGGACAAAATCTTTCTCAATACATCGTGACAAACTGTGACTTGGTTAGACTAAGATATCTGTTAGTTTACGCAAAGCAGCCTGCATCGATGCGATTTCCTACCACAAATCCTAACGGACGAAATG TTGGAGGTCTTCGACAATGGCTATCTAGGCACAAACTTTTTTCCATACTATTGGGCTACGGGTTAATGTTGGCTACAATTGGTTTTGCAAACAACCAACCAGTTCACTACTACTACAAAATGCTATTGAAAAAGTTGGACATAGCATATAGCAGTGTGAAAGTTtga